A window from Cryptomeria japonica chromosome 1, Sugi_1.0, whole genome shotgun sequence encodes these proteins:
- the LOC131048133 gene encoding uncharacterized protein LOC131048133 — MENLDSNEIGNGNAYETLIDDNGRVKSKDHGWTTVVNPKRNRKNNAKEANPVAASEKIKSNGDVGKSSVFQSLEQHGEERRKKAEVQRAAAMASAGLGSESNGKIAGSGSDEDSDGDGANGGKLPENGEEKKPKQKKPKKPKVTLSEAAAKIDPGNLADFLTEVTESYGNAPNVQLKRFADYFASAFVAVNSAQFPINKILKESTVAKLAETPLCHISEAVYKTSTDWINQQPSEALKEFMLWALGSVLQDVATHQPGHKGSKQTQPVPVKGAIAIFVVLAMLLRKRPDLLLQLSSTMKTEPQFQGQDKVYMIVWAITQACQGDLAIGMSLWVQNLLPLTVGKTSTPLSRDLTLQWIESCILENTKKARQILLNNPIRKGERLVPPPALNILLHLAFPSDSARTKATERFVAIYPFVKELALAGAPRSKATRPVAQQLLPLSLTAISEENRPLTNEAADIFIWCLSQNSDCYKQWEKLHIEHIKASTVILEKLTSDWKNIVSRLSPTEDLKKTLKSLRSKHQHALKSEEGDAKLEASLKSADKYCKIILGRLSRTTACIKATTVTTILVVLIAFCIMLAMPSLESVDWKKYTLMLSESFSF; from the exons ATGGAGAACCTTGACAGTAATGAGATTGGAAACGGGAATGCATATGAGACCTTGATAGATGACAATGGCCGTGTAAAGAGCAAAGATCATGGCTGGACTACTGTTGTGAACCCCAAACGAAACCGGAAGAATAATGCCAAGGAGGCAAATCCTGTTGCAGCTTCGGAGAAGATAAAATCAAATGGAGATGTTGGGAAATCTTCAGTTTTTCAGTCTCTGGAACAACATGGAGAGGAAAGACGAAAGAAGGCAGAGGTGCAGAGAGCTGCTGCAATGGCAAGTGCTGGACTTGGCAGTGAAAGTAATGGTAAAATTGCAGGTTCTGGTTCTGATGAGGATAGTGATGGTGACGGTGCCAATGGGGGCAAGCTTCCTGAAAATGGTGAAGAGAAAAAGCCTAAACAGAAGAAGCCTAAGAAGCCTAAGGTGACTCTGTCTGAAGCAGCAGCGAAAATTGATCCTGGCAATTTAGCTGATTTTCTTACAGAAGTCACG GAATCATATGGAAATGCACCTAATGTTCAATTAAAGCGATTTGCGGATTACTTTGCAAGCGCATTTGTTGCTGTTAATTCTGCACAGTTTCCTATCAATAAAATACTGAAAGAGTCTACTGTAGCCAAGCTTGCAGAA ACACCTCTTTGTCACATTTCTGAAGCTGTTTATAAGACATCAACAGACTGGATCAATCAACAGCCATCAGAGGCTCTGAAGGAATTCATGTTGTGGGCTCTAGGTAGCGTCTTGCAAGATGTAGCCACTCATCAACCAGGCCACAAAGGATCAAAGCAAACACAACCGGTTCCAGTTAAAGGAGCG ATAGCGATATTTGTGGTCTTAGCAATGCTATTGAGGAAGAGGCCTGACCTCTTGTTGCAACTCTCATCAACAATGAAGACTGAACCACAGTTTCAGGGCCAGGACAAAGTGTACATGATTGTTTGGGCCATCACACAG GCATGCCAAGGTGATCTGGCAATCGGAATGTCATTATGGGTTCAGAATCTGCTACCATTAACTGTTGGGAAAACAAGTACACCACTTTCCAGAGATCTAACTTTACAATGGATAGAAAG TTGCATCCTTGAAAACACGAAGAAAGCTCGGCAAATTTTATTAAATAATCCAATCAGAAAGGGTGAGCGGTTGGTTCCACCACCTGCACTAAATATTTTGTTGCATTTGGCATTTCCATCTGATTCAGCCCGAACCAAG GCAACTGAAAGGTTTGTGGCAATATATCCATTTGTAAAGGAGTTAGCTCTTGCAGGGGCTCCCAGAAGTAAAGCAACTAGACCAGTAGCACAACAGCTTTTGCCTTTGAGCCTAACTGCAATAAGTGAGG AGAACCGGCCCTTAACAAACGAAGCTGCTGATATCTTTATTTGGTGCCTGAGTCAGAATTCAGATTGTTATAAGCAGTGG GAAAAACTTCACATTGAACACATAAAGGCCAGCACAGTTATATTGGAGAAGTTAACTTCTGATTGGAAGAACATCGTCTCAAGGCTTAGTCCAACGGAGGATTTGAAGAAAACCCTCAAGTCTTTAAGATCAAAG CATCAACATGCTCTGAAGAGTGAAGAGGGAGATGCTAAACTGGAAGCTTCTCTGAAGTCTGCTGACAAATATTGCAAGATAATCTTGGGACGGCTTTCACGTACAACTGCATGCATTAAGGCAACTACCGTGACAACAATTCTGGTGGTTTTAATTGCATTCTGTATCATGCTTGCAATGCCGAGTCTGGAATCTGTAGACTGGAAAAAGTACACATTGATGTTAAGTGAAAGCTTTTCATTTTAG